In Streptomyces sp. NBC_01381, a genomic segment contains:
- a CDS encoding helix-turn-helix domain-containing protein encodes MAETLKKGSRVTGAARDKLAADLKKKYDGGASIRALAEETGRSYGFVHRMLSESGVTLRGRGGATRGKKAAAG; translated from the coding sequence GTGGCCGAGACTCTGAAGAAGGGCAGCCGGGTAACCGGCGCCGCGCGCGACAAGCTCGCGGCAGACCTGAAGAAGAAGTACGACGGCGGTGCGAGCATCCGGGCGTTGGCCGAGGAGACCGGCCGTTCGTACGGCTTTGTGCACCGCATGCTCAGCGAATCCGGCGTCACGCTGCGGGGACGCGGCGGGGCGACGCGAGGCAAGAAGGCCGCTGCCGGCTGA
- the abc-f gene encoding ribosomal protection-like ABC-F family protein produces MITASGIELRAGARILIENATFRIAKGDRIGLVGRNGAGKTTLTKCLAGEGIPAGGTISRSGEVGYLPQDPRTGDLDVLARDRILSARGLDVLIRKMRENEQRIASGSGATRDKAMRQYERQETEFLTKGGYAAEAEAATIAAALNLPDRVLGQPLHTLSGGQRRRIELARILFSDADTLLLDEPTNHLDADSIVWLRDYLKTYRGGFIVISHDVDLVETVVNKVFYLDANRTQIDVYNMGWKLYQQQRESDEKRRKRERQNAEKKASQLHSQADKMRAKATKTVAAQNMAKRADKLLAGLEEVRQSDKVAKLRFPDPSPCGKTPLMAEGLSKSYGSLEIFTDVDLAIDKGSRVVILGLNGAGKTTLLRLLGGAEKPDTGQVIEGHGLKLGYYAQEHETLDPERTVLENMRSAAPDLDLVQVRKTLGSFLFSGDDVDKPAGVLSGGEKTRLALATLVVSSANVLLLDEPTNNLDPASREEILGALRTYKGAVVLVTHDEGAVDALQPERIILLPDGVEDLWGQDYADLVALA; encoded by the coding sequence GTGATCACCGCTTCCGGCATCGAGCTGCGCGCCGGCGCCCGCATCCTCATCGAGAACGCCACCTTCCGCATCGCCAAGGGCGACCGCATCGGTCTGGTGGGCCGCAACGGCGCGGGCAAGACCACGCTCACCAAGTGCCTGGCCGGTGAGGGCATCCCGGCCGGCGGCACCATCAGCCGCTCCGGAGAGGTCGGCTACCTCCCGCAGGACCCCCGCACCGGCGACCTCGACGTGCTGGCCCGCGACCGCATCCTCTCCGCCCGCGGACTCGACGTACTCATCCGCAAGATGCGTGAGAACGAACAGCGCATCGCCAGCGGCTCGGGCGCCACCCGCGACAAGGCGATGCGGCAGTACGAACGCCAGGAGACGGAGTTCCTCACCAAGGGCGGGTACGCCGCCGAGGCCGAGGCCGCCACCATCGCCGCCGCGCTCAACCTCCCCGACCGGGTGCTCGGCCAGCCCCTGCACACGCTCTCCGGTGGTCAGCGCCGCCGTATCGAGCTGGCCCGGATCCTCTTCTCGGACGCCGACACGCTCCTCCTCGACGAGCCCACGAACCACCTCGACGCCGACTCCATCGTCTGGCTGCGGGACTACCTGAAGACGTACCGCGGCGGCTTCATCGTGATCTCCCACGACGTCGACCTGGTCGAGACGGTCGTCAACAAGGTCTTCTATCTGGACGCCAACCGCACCCAGATCGACGTCTACAACATGGGCTGGAAGCTCTACCAGCAGCAGCGCGAGTCCGACGAGAAGCGCCGCAAGCGCGAGCGTCAGAACGCCGAGAAGAAGGCCTCCCAGCTCCACTCGCAGGCCGACAAGATGCGGGCCAAGGCCACCAAGACCGTCGCCGCGCAGAACATGGCCAAGCGTGCCGACAAGCTCCTCGCGGGCCTGGAGGAGGTGCGCCAGAGCGACAAGGTCGCCAAGCTGCGCTTCCCGGACCCCTCGCCGTGCGGCAAGACGCCGCTGATGGCGGAGGGCCTTTCGAAGTCGTACGGCTCGCTGGAGATCTTCACCGATGTCGACCTCGCCATCGACAAGGGATCCCGCGTCGTCATCCTGGGCCTGAACGGCGCGGGCAAGACCACCCTGCTCCGGCTTCTCGGCGGCGCCGAGAAGCCCGACACCGGACAGGTCATAGAGGGCCACGGCCTCAAGCTCGGGTACTACGCCCAGGAGCACGAGACCCTCGACCCGGAGCGCACGGTCCTGGAGAACATGCGCTCGGCCGCCCCGGACCTCGACCTCGTCCAGGTCCGCAAGACGCTCGGCTCGTTCCTCTTCTCCGGGGACGACGTCGACAAGCCGGCGGGCGTGCTCTCTGGCGGTGAGAAGACCCGGCTCGCGCTGGCGACCCTGGTCGTCTCGTCCGCCAACGTCCTGCTCCTCGACGAGCCCACCAACAACCTCGACCCGGCAAGCCGCGAGGAGATCCTCGGCGCCCTGCGCACGTACAAGGGCGCGGTCGTCCTCGTCACGCACGACGAGGGCGCGGTGGACGCCCTCCAGCCGGAGCGGATCATCCTGCTGCCCGACGGCGTCGAGGACCTGTGGGGCCAGGACTACGCGGATCTGGTCGCACTCGCCTGA
- a CDS encoding enoyl-CoA hydratase/isomerase family protein — protein MVSPGSELGGPAPVLDKDGVRLTVDEAVATVTLANPAKRNAQSPALWRALAEAGRMLPGSVRVVVLRGEGKSFSAGLDRQAFTPEGFDGEPSFIDLARGDDGVLDATIAEYQEAFTWWRRSDIVSIAAVQGHAIGAGFQLALGCDLRIVADDVQFAMRETSLGLVPDLTGTHPLVGLVGYARALEICATGRFVQAAEAERIGLANLVVPADQLDASVSDLAAALLAAPRDAVIETKALLQGVSGRTYEEQRTAERAAQGRRLRDLAGIGE, from the coding sequence ATGGTTTCGCCCGGCAGTGAACTCGGCGGACCCGCACCGGTACTCGACAAGGACGGCGTACGCCTGACTGTCGACGAGGCCGTAGCCACGGTGACGCTGGCCAACCCGGCCAAGCGCAACGCCCAATCTCCCGCGCTGTGGAGGGCGTTGGCCGAGGCAGGCCGGATGTTGCCGGGCAGTGTCCGCGTCGTGGTGCTCCGAGGTGAGGGCAAGTCCTTCTCCGCGGGCCTCGACCGCCAGGCGTTCACGCCCGAGGGCTTCGACGGTGAGCCGTCCTTCATCGACCTCGCGCGCGGCGACGACGGCGTCCTCGACGCCACCATCGCCGAGTACCAAGAGGCGTTCACCTGGTGGCGGCGCAGCGACATCGTGTCCATCGCCGCCGTCCAGGGGCATGCCATCGGTGCGGGCTTCCAGCTCGCGCTCGGCTGTGACCTGCGGATCGTCGCGGACGACGTGCAGTTCGCCATGCGCGAGACCAGCCTCGGCCTGGTGCCCGACCTCACCGGCACGCACCCCCTCGTGGGTCTTGTCGGCTACGCCCGCGCGCTGGAGATCTGCGCCACCGGGCGGTTCGTCCAAGCGGCCGAGGCCGAGCGCATCGGCCTCGCCAACCTTGTCGTGCCCGCGGACCAGCTCGACGCGTCCGTGAGTGACCTGGCGGCCGCGCTGCTCGCCGCACCGCGCGACGCGGTCATCGAGACCAAGGCGCTGCTGCAGGGCGTCTCCGGTCGTACGTACGAGGAGCAGCGCACCGCCGAGCGCGCGGCGCAGGGGCGGCGGCTGCGGGACCTTGCGGGGATCGGCGAGTAG